The following proteins are encoded in a genomic region of Pagrus major chromosome 16, Pma_NU_1.0:
- the recql4 gene encoding ATP-dependent DNA helicase Q4 isoform X2, whose translation MDRYNEVKLLLKNWEQGFVKEHQRKPNKEDIDEAPEDTRKLYKEYRGLKQAKENSSSDAASRHVEQSRSTTEETDCWGAHLNRSALPVSSPKLTPQDRDSLKASAQYYGLKLKNNLATLSKERPVSLKKSVLPGRMPLNSLKDGQTGQTNSPFAAAAKTTSADPESSPFTPRRVRPCLGSLASPTVQPVEPEDQFEPFEPVRESCEELANAASNSIHHISSKSSKVISSQNPNSSYLAPSPARSSFLLSSLSSPHRVQTSRGQIETTEKLNESIGASRDKKETTDTLGTPHKGFGSEDVGTSICLKGSPHVSGGFRGGMGGRGIGGRPSLAGRLSSIDKKWLERCQVFGEMEAEVVPGAGNQEIDLKKSGERESGRETEGRIQGDEKVGKEEMDAEAERRNPLDLGSDEGFKSISTHKIVSDGAPKPALQHTGKSRGGGQEKVNKKGGEEMERGLTPPLTPEDNNETSHKLKGTKKRGRKREREGENMEGETVEEGGAKKRRRNAKKKEESSDVNSSQAQEGGKKRRAKKKGDEDGEAGEEKETKAPNKAPRENLFGDLEEEFAAKRMHYSQPVKAKNLKGAEGNFVKINLKKKSHVKGYALRGAGLRKQLYMQKFQLKGERFGGGAGFFGRGGRGGFRGGGFRGGLSRQGDTCYKCGGTGHWAMDCKGRAPPPPVADDRPAEEEPFELPTLEEVARATGTLRPQPLVASPSINEEQQCQEKGSDVNPTDEVLLNVIRPDYERPAAPPPVEPLYELTDDGKVQETPAGVYAALRDLGYQSFRPGQEEAIMRILSGLSTLVVLSTGMGKSLCYQLPAYLYAQRSKCITLVISPLVSLMDDQLSGLPANLKAACIHSNMTKKQREAAIEKVKSGEVCVLLLSPEALVGGGGSGTGCLPSAQELPPVAFACIDEAHCVSEWSHNFRPCYLRLCKVLRERLGVQCLLGLTATATLSTALDIARHLDITDQDGIAVRSAAVPPNLYLSVSMDREKDQALVSLLKGDRFGCLDSVIVYCTRREETVRVAALLRTCLQGVLVKENKQISNRTEINPVGQKKKDLARKKIRKPLKWQAESYHAGLSASERRRVQNNFMCGELRIVVATVAFGMGLDKSDVRGIIHYNMPKSFESYVQEIGRAGRDGDPAHCHLFLDPEGGDLHELRRHIYADTVDYYTVKKLVQKVFPPCKCKQIHQKQQELVEEIEDSELLEIMDVCDEESSLNPPSQQDTVVPSTVQASHPDAADLLPQEHRDEGEKERGVKGEQTIQDEEADGSKKQMDWLKDQEEEDSYWPRERVCHTHERAIPIQETVEALDITEEGVETLLCYLELHPQRFVELIHPTLSVCKISCYDGPRQLQKITKICPPVAVVLARRRMAGERVESCDQVEFDVVEVADTMGWQLPMVKRGLRQLQWSSAGGRSGIHVEFSSISFYFRSYGDLSDVEMDRVCQFLHNRVQNQERTQLYQLTACFKAFKSVAFLHVSSCVDDLDESRSLHLKSLLSEYFDKRRDRSHTLAPVDVEELEKYNLLDWENQIRADIRSFLSNRSDEKFSGRAVARILHGIGSPCYPAQTYGRDRRYWRKYIQFDFNQLIRLATQEIIRFK comes from the exons ATGGATCGCTACAACGAAGtgaaactgctgctgaaaaacTGGGAGCAGGGTTTCGTCAAAGAGCACCAGAGGAAACCAAACAAG GAGGACATTGATGAAGCTCCAGAAGACACCAGGA AGCTGTATAAGGAATACAGAGGTTTGAAACAAGCCAAAGAGAATAGCAGCAGTGATGCAGCCAGCAGACATGTTGAGCAGTCCAGATCTACAACTGAG GAGACAGACTGTTGGGGTGCCCATCTGAACCGCAGTGCGCTGCCTGTATCCTCTCCCAAACTGACACCTCAGGACAGAGACAGTCTTAAAGCGTCTGCTCAGTACTATGGCCTAAAGCTTAAAAACAACCTGGCTACACTCTCTAAG GAGAGACCTGTCTCACTGAAGAAATCAGTCCTTCCTGGTCGGATGCCTCTGAACTCCCTGAAAGATGGACAAACCGGTCAGACAAACAGCccctttgctgctgctgccaaaaCCACTTCTGCTGACCCTGAATCCAGCCCTTTTACACCAAG AAGAGTAAGGCCTTGCCTGGGGTCCCTGGCTTCACCGACAGTCCAGCCAGTGGAGCCTGAAGATCAGTTTGAACCATTTGAACCTGTCAGGGAGTCTTGTGAAGAACTGGCAAATGCTGCCAGTAATAGTATTCATCACATTAGTAGTAAGAGTAGTAAAGTTATTAGTTCACAAAATCCAAATTCCTCTTATCTAGCTCCCTCTCCAGCCAGATCTTCTTTTCTGTTGTCGTCATTATCTTCTCCACATAGAGTCCAAACTTCAAGAGGACAAATAGAAACCAcagaaaaattaaatgaaagtaTAGGAGCTtcaagagacaaaaaagaaactACTGACACTTTAGGAACTCCACATAAGGGTTTTGGTTCTGAAGATGTTGGAACTTCAATTTGCTTAAAAGGAAGCCCACATGTGTCTGGAGGTTTCAGAGGAGGGATGGGAGGTAGAGGCATCGGAGGAAGGCCCTCTCTTGCCGGCAGACTGAGTTCTATTGACAAGAAGTGGCTTGAGAGATGTCAGGTGTTTGGAGAGATGGAGGCTGAGGTGGTGCCTGGAGCAGGCAACCAGGAGATAGATCTGAAGAAAAGcggggagagagaaagtggaagagaaacagaaggaaGAATACAAGGAGATGAAAAAGtaggaaaagaagaaatggaTGCAGAAGCAGAAAGAAGAAATCCACTAGACTTGGGAAGTGATGAAGGCTTTAAGAGCATTTCTACTCACAAAATAGTCAGCGATGGTGCACCAAAACCTGCTCTGCAACACACtggaaagagcagaggaggagggcaaGAAAAAGTGAACAAGAAGGGTGGTGAGGAGATGGAAAGAGGACTGACACCACCTCTAACGCCAGAAGACAACAATGAAACTAGTCACAAATTGAAAGGTacaaagaagagagggaggaaaagggagagagagggagagaacatGGAGGGAGAGACAGTAGAGGAGGGAGGAGCGAAGAAAAGGCGTAGGAACGccaaaaagaaagaggagagctCGGATGTAAACTCCAGCCAAGCTCAAGAAGGTGGGAAGAAAAGGAGAGCCAAGAAAAAGGGAGATGAAGAtggagaggcaggagaggagaaagaaaccAAGGCACCAAACAAA GCTCCTCGGGAGAACTTGTTTGGAGATTTAGAGGAGGAATTTGCAGCAAAGAGAATGCATTACTCTCAGCCCGTCAAAGCAAA AAACCTGAAAGGCGCAGAGGGTAACTTTGTGAAGATAAATCTGAAGAAGAAATCTCATGTAAAAGGATACGCACTCAGAGGTGCTGGTCTACGCAAACAG ttgTACATGCAGAAGTTCCAGCTGAAAGGCGAACGTTTTGGTGGAGGTGCCGGATTTTTTGGTcgaggagggaggggtggatTCAGAGGGGGTGGATTCAGAGGAGGGCTCAGTCGTCAGGGTGACACCTGCTACAAGTGCGGAGGGACCGGACACTGGGCCATGGACTGCAAGGGACGAG CCCCTCCCCCTCCCGTTGCCGACGACCGGCCTGCTGAAGAGGAGCCGTTTGAGCTGCCCACACTGGAGGAGGTTGCCAGGGCAACCGGGACACTGCGACCTCAGCCTCTGG TGGCATCTCCCAGTATCAATGAGGAGCAGCAGTGCCAAGAAAAGGGGTCGGACGTGAACCCTACAGATGAGGTGTTGCTGAATGTGATTCGTCCTGACTATGAGCGTCCTGCTGCTCCACCTCCGGTGGAACCACTTTATGAACTCACAGATGATGGGAAAGTCCAGG aAACACCTGCCGGGGTGTATGCAGCTCTGAGAGACCTCGGCTATCAGTCATTTAGACCAGGACAGGAGGAGGCCATCATGAGGATCCTGTCAg GTCTCTCTACCCTCGTAGTGTTGTCCACAGGAATGGGTAAATCTTTGTGCTACCAGCTCCCGGCCTACCTGTACGCGCAAAGATCAAAATGCATCACTTTGGTCATTTCACCTTTAGTCTCGCTAATGGATGACCAG CTGTCTGGCCTGCCAGCCAATCTGAAGGCAGCCTGTATTCACTCCAACATGAcgaagaaacagagagaagctgcGATAGAAAAG GTGAAATCAggcgaggtgtgtgtgttgctcctCTCTCCAGAGGCTCTGGTTGGTGGAGGTGGTTCAGGCACTGGGTGTCTACCATCTGCTCAGGAGCTCCCTCCTGTGGCCTTTGCCTGTATAGACGAAGCTCACTGTGTCTCAGAGTGGTCACACAACTTTAGACCCTGCTACCTGAGACTCTGTAAG GTACTAAGGGAGCGTTTGGGAGTGCAGTGCTTGCTGGGACTCACGGCTACAGCAACACTGTCCACTGCTCTGGACATCGCACGACATCTAGACATCACTGATCAAGATGGCATCGCGGTCCGATCTGCAGCAGTGCCTCCTAAcctgtatctgtctgtgtccATGGATAGAGAAAAGGATCAG GCTTTAGTATCGCTGTTAAAAGGTGACCGTTTCGGTTGTCTGGACTCCGTCATCGTCTACTGCACCAGAAGAGAGGAGACGGTTCGCGTGGCGGCGCTGCTCAGGACCTGCCTACAGGGGGTGCtggtcaaagaaaacaaacaaatcagcaACAGGACAGAAATCAACCCTGtaggacagaaaaagaaagatctgg CGAGGAAGAAGATCCGTAAACCACTGAAATGGCAGGCGGAGTCGTACCACGCAGGCTTGTCTGCATCAGAGCGCCGTCGGGTTCAGAACAACTTCATGTGCGGCGAGCTCAGAATCGTGGTGGCCACTGTGGCCTTTGGCATGGGCCTCGATAAATCTGATGTCCGTGGTATCATCCACTACAACATGCCCAAG AGCTTTGAGAGCTACGTTCAGGAGATTGGGAGAGCGGGAAGAGATGGAGATCCTGCACACTGTCACCTCTTTCTGGACCCCGAG ggTGGAGACCTCCATGAGCTACGTCGTCATATCTATGCGGACACAGTGGACTACTACACAGTGAAGAAACTGGTGCAAAAAGTTTTCCCTCCGTGTAAATGTAAACAGATACACCAGAAACAACAGGAACTTGTAGAG gAAATTGAAGACTCTGAGCTGCTGGAAATTATGGATGTGTGTGATGAGGAGAGCAGCCTGAACCCTCCCAGTCAGCAGGACACAGTGGTGCCATCGACTGTACAG GCGTCACATCCCGATGCAGCCGACCTACTGCCCCAAGAACACAGAGATGAAGGAGAAAAGGAGAGGGGGGTGAAAGGCGAGCAGACAATTCAAGACGAGGAAGCTGATGGTTCCAAGAAGCAGATGGATTGGCTGAAGGatcaggaagaggaggatagtTATTGGCCCAGGGAGCGAGTGTGTCACACGCATGAGAGAGCGATTCCCATCCAAGAAACTGTGGAGGCTCTGGACATCACAGAGGAAG gagtaGAAACACTGCTCTGCTATCTGGAGCTGCATCCTCAACGCTTTGTTGAACTCATCCACCCCACGCTGTCTGTGTGTAAAATCAGCTGCTATGATGGACCAAGACAGCTCCAGAAAATCactaaaat TTGCCCTCCGGTTGCGGTGGTGTTGGCCAGACGGCGGATGGCAGGCGAGCGAGTGGAGTCATGTGATCAAGTGGAGTTTGATGTTGTTGAGGTTGCGGACACAATGGGATGGCAGCTCCCTATGGTGAAGAGAGGACTCAGACAGCTGCAGTGGAGCTCTG CTGGCGGACGTAGCGGCATCCACGTTGAATTCTCCTCCATATCCTTTTACTTCCGTTCCTATGGCGACCTCAGCGATGTGGAGATGGACAGAGTGTGTCAGTTCCTTCATAATCGGGTGCAGAACCAAGAGAGAACGCAGCTCTACCAGCTGACTGCCTGCTTCAAGGCCTTCAAAAG TGTTGCATTTCTCCATGT
- the recql4 gene encoding ATP-dependent DNA helicase Q4 isoform X1: MDRYNEVKLLLKNWEQGFVKEHQRKPNKEDIDEAPEDTRKLYKEYRGLKQAKENSSSDAASRHVEQSRSTTEETDCWGAHLNRSALPVSSPKLTPQDRDSLKASAQYYGLKLKNNLATLSKERPVSLKKSVLPGRMPLNSLKDGQTGQTNSPFAAAAKTTSADPESSPFTPRRVRPCLGSLASPTVQPVEPEDQFEPFEPVRESCEELANAASNSIHHISSKSSKVISSQNPNSSYLAPSPARSSFLLSSLSSPHRVQTSRGQIETTEKLNESIGASRDKKETTDTLGTPHKGFGSEDVGTSICLKGSPHVSGGFRGGMGGRGIGGRPSLAGRLSSIDKKWLERCQVFGEMEAEVVPGAGNQEIDLKKSGERESGRETEGRIQGDEKVGKEEMDAEAERRNPLDLGSDEGFKSISTHKIVSDGAPKPALQHTGKSRGGGQEKVNKKGGEEMERGLTPPLTPEDNNETSHKLKGTKKRGRKREREGENMEGETVEEGGAKKRRRNAKKKEESSDVNSSQAQEGGKKRRAKKKGDEDGEAGEEKETKAPNKAPRENLFGDLEEEFAAKRMHYSQPVKAKNLKGAEGNFVKINLKKKSHVKGYALRGAGLRKQLYMQKFQLKGERFGGGAGFFGRGGRGGFRGGGFRGGLSRQGDTCYKCGGTGHWAMDCKGRAPPPPVADDRPAEEEPFELPTLEEVARATGTLRPQPLVASPSINEEQQCQEKGSDVNPTDEVLLNVIRPDYERPAAPPPVEPLYELTDDGKVQETPAGVYAALRDLGYQSFRPGQEEAIMRILSGLSTLVVLSTGMGKSLCYQLPAYLYAQRSKCITLVISPLVSLMDDQLSGLPANLKAACIHSNMTKKQREAAIEKVKSGEVCVLLLSPEALVGGGGSGTGCLPSAQELPPVAFACIDEAHCVSEWSHNFRPCYLRLCKVLRERLGVQCLLGLTATATLSTALDIARHLDITDQDGIAVRSAAVPPNLYLSVSMDREKDQALVSLLKGDRFGCLDSVIVYCTRREETVRVAALLRTCLQGVLVKENKQISNRTEINPVGQKKKDLARKKIRKPLKWQAESYHAGLSASERRRVQNNFMCGELRIVVATVAFGMGLDKSDVRGIIHYNMPKSFESYVQEIGRAGRDGDPAHCHLFLDPEGGDLHELRRHIYADTVDYYTVKKLVQKVFPPCKCKQIHQKQQELVEEIEDSELLEIMDVCDEESSLNPPSQQDTVVPSTVQEASHPDAADLLPQEHRDEGEKERGVKGEQTIQDEEADGSKKQMDWLKDQEEEDSYWPRERVCHTHERAIPIQETVEALDITEEGVETLLCYLELHPQRFVELIHPTLSVCKISCYDGPRQLQKITKICPPVAVVLARRRMAGERVESCDQVEFDVVEVADTMGWQLPMVKRGLRQLQWSSAGGRSGIHVEFSSISFYFRSYGDLSDVEMDRVCQFLHNRVQNQERTQLYQLTACFKAFKSVAFLHVSSCVDDLDESRSLHLKSLLSEYFDKRRDRSHTLAPVDVEELEKYNLLDWENQIRADIRSFLSNRSDEKFSGRAVARILHGIGSPCYPAQTYGRDRRYWRKYIQFDFNQLIRLATQEIIRFK; this comes from the exons ATGGATCGCTACAACGAAGtgaaactgctgctgaaaaacTGGGAGCAGGGTTTCGTCAAAGAGCACCAGAGGAAACCAAACAAG GAGGACATTGATGAAGCTCCAGAAGACACCAGGA AGCTGTATAAGGAATACAGAGGTTTGAAACAAGCCAAAGAGAATAGCAGCAGTGATGCAGCCAGCAGACATGTTGAGCAGTCCAGATCTACAACTGAG GAGACAGACTGTTGGGGTGCCCATCTGAACCGCAGTGCGCTGCCTGTATCCTCTCCCAAACTGACACCTCAGGACAGAGACAGTCTTAAAGCGTCTGCTCAGTACTATGGCCTAAAGCTTAAAAACAACCTGGCTACACTCTCTAAG GAGAGACCTGTCTCACTGAAGAAATCAGTCCTTCCTGGTCGGATGCCTCTGAACTCCCTGAAAGATGGACAAACCGGTCAGACAAACAGCccctttgctgctgctgccaaaaCCACTTCTGCTGACCCTGAATCCAGCCCTTTTACACCAAG AAGAGTAAGGCCTTGCCTGGGGTCCCTGGCTTCACCGACAGTCCAGCCAGTGGAGCCTGAAGATCAGTTTGAACCATTTGAACCTGTCAGGGAGTCTTGTGAAGAACTGGCAAATGCTGCCAGTAATAGTATTCATCACATTAGTAGTAAGAGTAGTAAAGTTATTAGTTCACAAAATCCAAATTCCTCTTATCTAGCTCCCTCTCCAGCCAGATCTTCTTTTCTGTTGTCGTCATTATCTTCTCCACATAGAGTCCAAACTTCAAGAGGACAAATAGAAACCAcagaaaaattaaatgaaagtaTAGGAGCTtcaagagacaaaaaagaaactACTGACACTTTAGGAACTCCACATAAGGGTTTTGGTTCTGAAGATGTTGGAACTTCAATTTGCTTAAAAGGAAGCCCACATGTGTCTGGAGGTTTCAGAGGAGGGATGGGAGGTAGAGGCATCGGAGGAAGGCCCTCTCTTGCCGGCAGACTGAGTTCTATTGACAAGAAGTGGCTTGAGAGATGTCAGGTGTTTGGAGAGATGGAGGCTGAGGTGGTGCCTGGAGCAGGCAACCAGGAGATAGATCTGAAGAAAAGcggggagagagaaagtggaagagaaacagaaggaaGAATACAAGGAGATGAAAAAGtaggaaaagaagaaatggaTGCAGAAGCAGAAAGAAGAAATCCACTAGACTTGGGAAGTGATGAAGGCTTTAAGAGCATTTCTACTCACAAAATAGTCAGCGATGGTGCACCAAAACCTGCTCTGCAACACACtggaaagagcagaggaggagggcaaGAAAAAGTGAACAAGAAGGGTGGTGAGGAGATGGAAAGAGGACTGACACCACCTCTAACGCCAGAAGACAACAATGAAACTAGTCACAAATTGAAAGGTacaaagaagagagggaggaaaagggagagagagggagagaacatGGAGGGAGAGACAGTAGAGGAGGGAGGAGCGAAGAAAAGGCGTAGGAACGccaaaaagaaagaggagagctCGGATGTAAACTCCAGCCAAGCTCAAGAAGGTGGGAAGAAAAGGAGAGCCAAGAAAAAGGGAGATGAAGAtggagaggcaggagaggagaaagaaaccAAGGCACCAAACAAA GCTCCTCGGGAGAACTTGTTTGGAGATTTAGAGGAGGAATTTGCAGCAAAGAGAATGCATTACTCTCAGCCCGTCAAAGCAAA AAACCTGAAAGGCGCAGAGGGTAACTTTGTGAAGATAAATCTGAAGAAGAAATCTCATGTAAAAGGATACGCACTCAGAGGTGCTGGTCTACGCAAACAG ttgTACATGCAGAAGTTCCAGCTGAAAGGCGAACGTTTTGGTGGAGGTGCCGGATTTTTTGGTcgaggagggaggggtggatTCAGAGGGGGTGGATTCAGAGGAGGGCTCAGTCGTCAGGGTGACACCTGCTACAAGTGCGGAGGGACCGGACACTGGGCCATGGACTGCAAGGGACGAG CCCCTCCCCCTCCCGTTGCCGACGACCGGCCTGCTGAAGAGGAGCCGTTTGAGCTGCCCACACTGGAGGAGGTTGCCAGGGCAACCGGGACACTGCGACCTCAGCCTCTGG TGGCATCTCCCAGTATCAATGAGGAGCAGCAGTGCCAAGAAAAGGGGTCGGACGTGAACCCTACAGATGAGGTGTTGCTGAATGTGATTCGTCCTGACTATGAGCGTCCTGCTGCTCCACCTCCGGTGGAACCACTTTATGAACTCACAGATGATGGGAAAGTCCAGG aAACACCTGCCGGGGTGTATGCAGCTCTGAGAGACCTCGGCTATCAGTCATTTAGACCAGGACAGGAGGAGGCCATCATGAGGATCCTGTCAg GTCTCTCTACCCTCGTAGTGTTGTCCACAGGAATGGGTAAATCTTTGTGCTACCAGCTCCCGGCCTACCTGTACGCGCAAAGATCAAAATGCATCACTTTGGTCATTTCACCTTTAGTCTCGCTAATGGATGACCAG CTGTCTGGCCTGCCAGCCAATCTGAAGGCAGCCTGTATTCACTCCAACATGAcgaagaaacagagagaagctgcGATAGAAAAG GTGAAATCAggcgaggtgtgtgtgttgctcctCTCTCCAGAGGCTCTGGTTGGTGGAGGTGGTTCAGGCACTGGGTGTCTACCATCTGCTCAGGAGCTCCCTCCTGTGGCCTTTGCCTGTATAGACGAAGCTCACTGTGTCTCAGAGTGGTCACACAACTTTAGACCCTGCTACCTGAGACTCTGTAAG GTACTAAGGGAGCGTTTGGGAGTGCAGTGCTTGCTGGGACTCACGGCTACAGCAACACTGTCCACTGCTCTGGACATCGCACGACATCTAGACATCACTGATCAAGATGGCATCGCGGTCCGATCTGCAGCAGTGCCTCCTAAcctgtatctgtctgtgtccATGGATAGAGAAAAGGATCAG GCTTTAGTATCGCTGTTAAAAGGTGACCGTTTCGGTTGTCTGGACTCCGTCATCGTCTACTGCACCAGAAGAGAGGAGACGGTTCGCGTGGCGGCGCTGCTCAGGACCTGCCTACAGGGGGTGCtggtcaaagaaaacaaacaaatcagcaACAGGACAGAAATCAACCCTGtaggacagaaaaagaaagatctgg CGAGGAAGAAGATCCGTAAACCACTGAAATGGCAGGCGGAGTCGTACCACGCAGGCTTGTCTGCATCAGAGCGCCGTCGGGTTCAGAACAACTTCATGTGCGGCGAGCTCAGAATCGTGGTGGCCACTGTGGCCTTTGGCATGGGCCTCGATAAATCTGATGTCCGTGGTATCATCCACTACAACATGCCCAAG AGCTTTGAGAGCTACGTTCAGGAGATTGGGAGAGCGGGAAGAGATGGAGATCCTGCACACTGTCACCTCTTTCTGGACCCCGAG ggTGGAGACCTCCATGAGCTACGTCGTCATATCTATGCGGACACAGTGGACTACTACACAGTGAAGAAACTGGTGCAAAAAGTTTTCCCTCCGTGTAAATGTAAACAGATACACCAGAAACAACAGGAACTTGTAGAG gAAATTGAAGACTCTGAGCTGCTGGAAATTATGGATGTGTGTGATGAGGAGAGCAGCCTGAACCCTCCCAGTCAGCAGGACACAGTGGTGCCATCGACTGTACAG GAGGCGTCACATCCCGATGCAGCCGACCTACTGCCCCAAGAACACAGAGATGAAGGAGAAAAGGAGAGGGGGGTGAAAGGCGAGCAGACAATTCAAGACGAGGAAGCTGATGGTTCCAAGAAGCAGATGGATTGGCTGAAGGatcaggaagaggaggatagtTATTGGCCCAGGGAGCGAGTGTGTCACACGCATGAGAGAGCGATTCCCATCCAAGAAACTGTGGAGGCTCTGGACATCACAGAGGAAG gagtaGAAACACTGCTCTGCTATCTGGAGCTGCATCCTCAACGCTTTGTTGAACTCATCCACCCCACGCTGTCTGTGTGTAAAATCAGCTGCTATGATGGACCAAGACAGCTCCAGAAAATCactaaaat TTGCCCTCCGGTTGCGGTGGTGTTGGCCAGACGGCGGATGGCAGGCGAGCGAGTGGAGTCATGTGATCAAGTGGAGTTTGATGTTGTTGAGGTTGCGGACACAATGGGATGGCAGCTCCCTATGGTGAAGAGAGGACTCAGACAGCTGCAGTGGAGCTCTG CTGGCGGACGTAGCGGCATCCACGTTGAATTCTCCTCCATATCCTTTTACTTCCGTTCCTATGGCGACCTCAGCGATGTGGAGATGGACAGAGTGTGTCAGTTCCTTCATAATCGGGTGCAGAACCAAGAGAGAACGCAGCTCTACCAGCTGACTGCCTGCTTCAAGGCCTTCAAAAG TGTTGCATTTCTCCATGT